A segment of the Saccharococcus thermophilus genome:
ACGAATCCAAGCAATGAGTGAATCCACCAATTCTTTGTTGTTTTCCCCATTCAGACCGAGCCGTTTGGCAATTGCTGCATAACGTTCCTCGACTACCGTGCGATTAAATTGGATTACATATGGTAAATAAATCGCATTGGCACATCCATGCGGAATGTTAAATATTGGGCCGCTTTTGTGTGAAAGACTGTGCACATTTCCTAGCACCGCGTTAGCAAATGCCATTCCAGCCATCGCCTGAGCGTAATGAACTTGTTCGCGGGCTTTAGCATCTCCGTGGTAAGAAGCAAGAAGATTTTCTTTCAGTACTTGAGCTGCTTCAATAGCCAAGGAATCTGTGAAAATCGTACGAGGCTTTGCTACGTATGCTTCAATACTATGTGTGATTGCGTCCATCCCGCTGTAGGCTGTAACGTGCTTCGGCATGGATTGGACCATAATCGGATCAATAATCGCCATGTCTGGCGTCAGTTCAAAATCAGCCAGTGGATATTTGACCCCTGTTTCTGCATCAGTAATAACCGATAAATTGGATATTTCTGATGCACTTCCGCTTGTCGTTGGGATCCCCACGAACTTTGCCCTTGTGCGTAAGCGTGGCAGGC
Coding sequences within it:
- a CDS encoding iron-containing alcohol dehydrogenase gives rise to the protein MNRFTIPRDIYFGENALDVLKTLEGTKAALVIGGSSVKKNGNLDKIQQLLSEANIETKVIDGITTEPTTQMVKKGVRILNDFQPDWVIGIGGGSVMDAAKAMWLFYEHPELTFEEATRPFSLPRLRTRAKFVGIPTTSGSASEISNLSVITDAETGVKYPLADFELTPDMAIIDPIMVQSMPKHVTAYSGMDAITHSIEAYVAKPRTIFTDSLAIEAAQVLKENLLASYHGDAKAREQVHYAQAMAGMAFANAVLGNVHSLSHKSGPIFNIPHGCANAIYLPYVIQFNRTVVEERYAAIAKRLGLNGENNKELVDSLIAWIR